The Eubalaena glacialis isolate mEubGla1 chromosome 3, mEubGla1.1.hap2.+ XY, whole genome shotgun sequence nucleotide sequence CCAGAGCTAAGCAGTGGATGCACACACAGCCAACCTCAGCATCCTCAGGCCAAACCAGAGGGGCACCGCTCATAGAAATGAGGCTGTGAGATCTGATTACAAGATCCCCTTGTGAACCTGTCACTACTCCAGACCAACAAGGTCACTCTTGAGAGGAACCTGACCAGGTGTCCTTTATGTGAGTgtggtataatatatatatatttgatctttGTCCCCAGTACCTAGCACAGAACCCCTAAAACCCCTGAAATTTCCTGAATGATAGGAgggcctttttgttgttgttgttgttgttaataaattcatttatttatttatttttggctgtgttgggtcttcattgccgtgcgtgggctttctctagttgtggtgagcgggggctactctttgttgcggtgcgcgggcttctcattgcggtggcttctcttgttgtggagcacgggctctaggcacgcgggcttcagtagttgtggcacgcaggttcagtagttgtggctcgcgggctctggagcacaggctcagtagctgtggcgcacgggcttagttgctccgcagcatgtgggatcttcccggaccaggactcaaacccgtgtcccctgccttggcagacggattctcaaccactgcaccaccagggaagccgtagGAGGGCCTTTTTAAATTCATAATGAACCCTTTTGACCATACCTGAATTTACCCTAAGGAGGTGACGCATAGTGGGGTCCTGTATTAGTTAGGGAtcttcagagaaatagaaccaataggagaaATATGTATACATCATATAGATACATATGGAGAGATTTATtatgagaaccaggggagccaatTGTATAAATCCCAGTTCAAGGGCAGGAAAAGATGAATTGAGATGTCCCAGCTCAGTCATTTAGGCAGATGAAAGGGCTAATTCTCCTCTCCTccaccttttgttctattcaggccctccgtggactggatgaggcccacccaccttACAGAGGGCAATAGCATTACTGGGTCCACTTATTCAACTGCTAATCTCATCTCGAAACACCCTCCCAGACACACTCAGAAACAATGTttagccaaatatctgggcaccttaTGACATAGTCTAGTAGATATATAAAATTATCCATCACAGGCCCCTAGATAGCTTCCAGATGGGGGCTGGTCATCAGAGGAACCAACcacatgattagagggttggaactttcagctccaACCCCTGACCTtcagggaggggaaaagggaTGGAAATTatgttcaatcaccaatggccaatgatttaatcaatcatgcctagaTAGTGAAACCACATGTAAAAATTCTAAATGCGGTTTGTTTggggagcttctgggttggtgaacacatggctgtgctgggagggtggtgtgcCTGGAGAGGGCAAAGAAACTCCGCATCTCCTTCCTCTGACACCTTGCCCTActcttctcttccatttggctcttCCTGAGTTGTGTcctttataataatctataatcaTAAGTATAcctctttcctgagttctgtgagttattCTTGCAAATTTTCAAACCTGGGGGGGATGGTTCATGGGAACCCAAATTTGTAGTTGGCTGACCATAAGTGTGGGTAGCATAGGGACTCCATTTGTGGCTGGTGTCTGAAGTAGGGGCAGTCTTGTCGGACTGatcccttaacctgtggggtccatggtatcagaattgaattgaaatgGTGGGTCCCCGCTGTTGTCAGAGAATTGTAGAATTGGTTGGTGTCAGAAGAAAACCACAGTGGAAACTGTTGCTTGCCCTTTATAATTCACAGCTTATCCCCTCCTTTCTCTAACTTCAGATGACAGATAAGGCACAAAGGTAACAGGATAAGTGGGCAGGATAAGCAGTAACAGAAGCAGGGCTCTCTCCGTGCCCTCCTCCTGCCTTTTTAGGATGATGATCGTAAATCAGAACCATCGCAGGAAATGAAATAGCCAAACATACGGTTTGTCCTTGTCTAAGAGGTAGCAGCAGCAACAGCGCCCACCTTCTGGGCAGCTTCTTTCTTGGCATGATGAGCCTGTAGGACCGCCACAGCTTCATCCACCTGTGAGAAACGCCAGGTGGTCAGTGACATCTGAGGAGAGCCCCTCCGCCCCTCCCTGGTGCCCGGGCCCAGCGGTGGCCTCTCCTGGTGCTGACCGCCTTCCCAGATACCCACTCGCCAGCAGCCCTCAGGTCACAGGCGAGGCACGAGGAGGTCACGGGGCAGCAGACCCTTCTCTCTGCCGCCCCTGGGTGTCCAAGGCCACCCCCTGTCCCCCTGAGCCGAGTGAGCGGAAGCCGCGGGGGTCTGGAAGCCTGCTCACCTTGGAGCGGAGAGACTCGGGGGACTCCAGCATGTGCAGCAGCTCCGAGTTGTCAATCTCCAGCAGCATCCCCGTAATCTTCCCAGCCAGGTTTGAGTGCATCGTCTGGATGAGCGGGAACAAACGTTCACCTGTGGGAAGGTATTCCGTGAAAAACCCAGTGGCATCCCAGTAGAGAACGGACGCTGGTGTCCAGGTCAGCAGCAGCTCTGGCCCCCTCTTCTGCAAGCACGTGGGTCACTCACCCAGCATCTGTTTCTGTTCCTGGGGGGGTGCTGCGGCCAGCATGGAGGCGGTCA carries:
- the LOC133087213 gene encoding polyadenylate-binding protein 4 — protein: MIELLRGASMGHAGPGGPSTTLLQSLLQLCWPLRTHPWKPAPQPACAGTCAPGQLQRQTLVKGTHAEVVLTQQAPQPAVHVQGQEPLTASMLAAAPPQEQKQMLGERLFPLIQTMHSNLAGKITGMLLEIDNSELLHMLESPESLRSKVDEAVAVLQAHHAKKEAAQKVGAVAAATS